A segment of the Leptospira barantonii genome:
TATTTAGGCACGCGTTACGGGGTCGGAGTTTCCGGTTGTTGAGTTGAATCTTTGTATATTAAGAATTTATAACGTTCAAGGTATGAGAATTTTTTTACTTTCGATACAATCCATTCTTTTGAATGTAATCCAAGATTGATTTTGAAATTCGATTTTGGAATTGCGAAACGGGATATTCACTTGCATCCGAACCGGAATCGATTTCCGAAAAAGAATTTCTCAGATCCGTAGAACTTACAGGAATCAAAGGATTCTTTAAAAAACGAAACTCGGTCCGCGCTAAAAGACGCGGATTGATTGGAATGATTTCCGAAAATCTTCGAAAGACAAAAACGTTCCGAACCTCGTTTAAAATTCCTTCCCAATCGTTCCATTCGTGAAAGTTCGCATAATTGTCTTCGCCGATCAGAAGAACGAATTCGCGATCGGAATATAGATTTTTCAGTTCTTTGACGGTTTGGATCGTGAAACTCGGGCCATTTCGTTTCAGTTCCAAGTCCAAAATTCGAATCGGAGCATCGAGCTCGGACGCAAATAGATTCAACATTTCGAATATATCGGGTGAGGGCGAAAGTTTTTCGCCCTTGAGGGGATTTTGTCGGTTCGGAATCAGGAACACTTCCTTACAATCCGGAACTTCCTTAAAAAAAGACTTTAGAATTCCTGAATGTCCTTCGTGCGGAGGATCGAAACTTCCGCCGAAAATTCCGGTAAGAATCGAAGATTCCTCGGACAAAGGATCAACCCCGGATCTGTCCGTTCCCGGTAACGTAAGTGGTCGTGGTCGTAAGATGAACCAAACCCATCGGACCACGCACGTGAAGTTTTCCCGTTGAAATACCGACTTCGGCGCCTAAACCGAATTCTCCCCCGTCATGAAAACGTGTGGAACAATTTACGAACAATGCCGCCGAATCCAATGAGTTCGTAAAGATTTTCGACGTGCTTAAATCTTCCGTAACGATCGCTTCGGTATGCCCCGAGGAAGTTTTTTCGATAAAGGACAAAGCCTCTTCCAAAGTGGAAACCGTTTTCACCGAAAGACGAAGATCTAAAAATTCTTCCTTATAATCTTCTTCTTTAACGGGTTTGCCTTTCGGATAAAGAGCGAGAGAAGGAGGGTCGAGTAAAAGTTCCACGCCTTCTTTAGCGAGCGCTTCGAGCAATTCCTTGCGAAACGGATAACCGTTGTGAAGAATCAAATTCTCCGTAGCGTTGCAAACTCCGGGTCTTTGTACCTTAGAATTGATTACGATCGGAATCACCTTCTCGGGATCGGCGTCTTCGTCGATATAAAGATTACAAACACCTTTGTCGTGTTTGACGACCGGGATTTTAGAATGTTCGGAGACGAACTGGATCAAACCTTCGCCGCCTCTCGGAACGACGATATCGATCGAAGCGGTCTGTTGAAAGAACGGAAGCATAAACGAACGATCCGTTTTATCGACGAAGGTGACCGCACCCGTGTCGATTCCTTCTTTCATTAGAATTTCATGAAATAGTTTTACGAGAATCGCGTTGGAATGAAACGCTTCGCTTCCGCCCCGAAGAATACAAGAGTTTCCCGATTTGAAGGAAAGTGCGCCCACGTCGATCGTAACGTTCGGACGAGATTCGTATATCACCATCACAACACCGAGAGGAACCCTTCTTGTAACGAGTTCAAGACCGTTCGGAAGAGTCAAACCTCTCGTAACCTCTCCGACCGGATCGGGAAGGGAAACGATTTCGCGTAAAGCGTCGGCCATCGCAGAGATTCGTTTGTCGTTTAACAAAAGACGATCCATCAAAGCGGAGGAAAGATTTTTTTCCTTACCGTTTTTCAGATCCGCTTCGTTCGCGGAAAGAATATCCGCTTTGCGTTTTTCCAATAGATCCGCGAGTTCCGAAAGAACCTTGTTCTTTTTTGCGGAGGAAACGGACTTAAGAGTTCGGGACGCTTTTTTGGCTCGAGAACAGAGATCTTCAACGTATTCGATTTCTTT
Coding sequences within it:
- the nadD gene encoding nicotinate (nicotinamide) nucleotide adenylyltransferase, whose translation is MSEESSILTGIFGGSFDPPHEGHSGILKSFFKEVPDCKEVFLIPNRQNPLKGEKLSPSPDIFEMLNLFASELDAPIRILDLELKRNGPSFTIQTVKELKNLYSDREFVLLIGEDNYANFHEWNDWEGILNEVRNVFVFRRFSEIIPINPRLLARTEFRFLKNPLIPVSSTDLRNSFSEIDSGSDASEYPVSQFQNRISKSILDYIQKNGLYRK
- a CDS encoding glutamate-5-semialdehyde dehydrogenase is translated as MKEIEYVEDLCSRAKKASRTLKSVSSAKKNKVLSELADLLEKRKADILSANEADLKNGKEKNLSSALMDRLLLNDKRISAMADALREIVSLPDPVGEVTRGLTLPNGLELVTRRVPLGVVMVIYESRPNVTIDVGALSFKSGNSCILRGGSEAFHSNAILVKLFHEILMKEGIDTGAVTFVDKTDRSFMLPFFQQTASIDIVVPRGGEGLIQFVSEHSKIPVVKHDKGVCNLYIDEDADPEKVIPIVINSKVQRPGVCNATENLILHNGYPFRKELLEALAKEGVELLLDPPSLALYPKGKPVKEEDYKEEFLDLRLSVKTVSTLEEALSFIEKTSSGHTEAIVTEDLSTSKIFTNSLDSAALFVNCSTRFHDGGEFGLGAEVGISTGKLHVRGPMGLVHLTTTTTYVTGNGQIRG